From a region of the Pseudanabaena sp. ABRG5-3 genome:
- a CDS encoding putative toxin-antitoxin system toxin component, PIN family, whose product MRIVIDTNVLISAILKDRTPEQAILFIANHDEYEWLVSSEILAEYKAVIVRPKFKLPTEIIEKWFMAFDLLTTCIDVDIEIDFPRDQKDAKFLACSIAGSANFFITGDKDFTEAQKILNTIIISVNDFYRLVMRC is encoded by the coding sequence ATGAGAATTGTTATTGATACAAATGTTTTAATATCTGCCATTCTCAAGGATCGCACTCCTGAACAAGCTATTTTATTTATTGCTAATCATGATGAATATGAATGGCTGGTTTCATCAGAAATTTTGGCAGAATATAAAGCTGTGATCGTTCGCCCTAAGTTTAAATTACCTACAGAAATTATTGAGAAATGGTTTATGGCATTTGATCTACTAACAACCTGTATTGATGTAGATATTGAAATCGATTTTCCCAGAGATCAAAAGGATGCAAAGTTTTTAGCCTGTTCGATCGCGGGATCGGCAAATTTCTTTATTACAGGTGATAAAGACTTTACGGAAGCTCAAAAAATCTTAAACACTATCATCATTTCTGTTAACGATTTCTATCGTCTTGTGATGCGATGTTAA
- a CDS encoding restriction endonuclease subunit S — protein sequence MKINKHKKSDDKNLFHWDILSLGEIFDGGITGTSVVSESRIRENGEAGILKISAVSQGKFLPNEHKAITEEIRENLSAFPLKDTVLVSRANTQERVGESAYIENDYPDLFLPDKLWMFKVKDSSRDLTRFYSYVIQSDWFRQKVSDKATGTSGSMKNISRKNFLDNLVPRPPYFDQKNITEILVCVDNAIAITEKLITAKRRLKQGLMQKLLTGKVRFREFSSQNWEAHLLENICECFSGGTPSRSISAYFSGDIPWIKSGEINREFIDFTEENISQEAIENSSSKLVKSGTILVAMYGATAGKVAMTNINAAINQAILAIVPSQGIDPYFLYYYFVYFMKKVARKVQGGQPNLNAGIIKRTTIFLPSIEEQLAISNLLKLVDTEIKYSENIKLFYETQKQGLMQQLLTGKIRVQTP from the coding sequence GTGAAAATTAATAAACATAAAAAATCTGATGATAAGAATTTATTTCACTGGGATATTCTTTCATTAGGAGAAATATTTGACGGTGGGATAACAGGAACTAGTGTTGTTTCGGAATCTAGAATTAGAGAAAATGGTGAAGCTGGAATACTTAAAATTAGTGCAGTGTCACAGGGTAAATTTTTGCCAAATGAACACAAAGCTATTACAGAAGAAATTAGAGAAAATCTGTCTGCCTTCCCCCTAAAAGACACTGTATTAGTTAGTAGAGCAAATACTCAAGAACGAGTTGGGGAATCTGCATATATAGAAAATGACTATCCTGATCTTTTTTTGCCTGATAAGTTATGGATGTTTAAAGTAAAAGATAGTTCTAGAGATTTAACTAGATTCTATTCTTATGTTATTCAATCAGATTGGTTTCGGCAAAAGGTTTCTGATAAAGCAACAGGAACTAGTGGGAGCATGAAAAACATATCAAGAAAAAATTTCCTTGATAATCTTGTTCCTAGACCACCCTATTTCGATCAAAAAAATATTACTGAAATACTTGTCTGTGTTGACAACGCGATCGCAATAACCGAAAAGCTAATCACAGCCAAACGCCGCCTCAAACAAGGACTAATGCAAAAACTCCTCACGGGTAAAGTTAGGTTTCGAGAATTTTCTAGTCAAAATTGGGAAGCACATCTACTAGAAAATATTTGTGAATGCTTTTCAGGTGGAACTCCATCACGATCAATAAGTGCATATTTTTCTGGAGATATACCTTGGATCAAATCAGGAGAAATCAATAGAGAATTTATTGATTTTACAGAGGAGAATATCTCACAAGAAGCGATTGAAAACTCATCAAGCAAATTAGTTAAATCTGGAACAATCCTTGTAGCTATGTATGGAGCTACTGCTGGAAAGGTTGCAATGACAAATATTAATGCTGCAATTAATCAAGCAATTTTAGCTATAGTTCCATCACAAGGTATTGATCCTTATTTTCTTTACTACTACTTCGTATATTTTATGAAAAAAGTAGCACGTAAAGTTCAAGGAGGTCAGCCTAACCTAAATGCTGGGATTATAAAAAGAACAACTATCTTCTTACCATCAATAGAAGAACAGCTTGCTATATCAAATCTATTAAAACTTGTAGATACTGAGATTAAATATAGCGAGAATATCAAACTGTTTTATGAGACTCAAAAACAAGGCTTAATGCAACAACTCCTAACAGGCAAAATCCGCGTCCAAACCCCATGA
- a CDS encoding type I restriction endonuclease subunit R: MTTIPEITPPFSEDDTSKIPALALLIKLGYQYLTPSQANKLRGDRKSSVILFGILEEQLRKMNRIQFRGENIPFSEGNITEAIRILRDIEDDGLVRTNEKIWELIRLGKALSQNIQGDTKSFNLHYIDWANPENNVYHVTDEFAIAAKVTTDTRRPDIILFVNGIPFCVIECKRSGLIGKDPIEEAISQQLRNQRESEIPRLFHYSQILMVLATNAASYGATGTAAKFWAVWKERELEGLQQIINQPLSDRQITHLFTPDQYRFKGTTPEKSRQWFEILQKQGRSITEQDQALYALARPERLLELADRFSLFDNGDRKIARYQQYFCVKRVMERIHTFDAEGKRKGGVVWHTQGSGKSLTMVMLASAIANDPNIKDPQIILVTDRVDLDEQIYRTFDHCGVEAVQAKTGKNLRELLNDPKARIITTLINKFQITDPNNVGKVEDDNQNKLDKLLASRDYTNDSPNIFVLIDEGHRTQFGTLHISMQRVLPKACLIAFTGTPVQKKEQSTVTKFGGLIAPSYTINEAVSDRAVVPLLYEGRFVQQEVNRKQIDLWFQRTTAGLNEQQRADLKKKFSTADQLNQTEQKIQAIAWDISEHFSKTFGKITPFKGQLVTPSKAAALLYKRFLDEFGMVTSEVLISPPDTREGNTEVSELRDDSQRPKIQDFWERILKEYRTEDEYQKRLINKFKTNDEPEIIIVVDKLLTGFDAPRNIVLYLTRSLKDHGLLQAIARVNRLYDGKDHGFIIDYFGVLKKLGKAIDLYGSMESEFEQGDLDGILTDISEEWGKLEQRHSNIWELFQGVVNKYDDELLERSLADERKRSDFYERLSIFARTLKIALASLEFYKQTPETKINRYKNDLQFFINLRASTARRYAEKIDFKQYQTSIQKLLDTHVESGEIETVVEPVNIFDKEAFQAEIDARSSAIAKAELIANRTKRAITERLEEDPAFYKPFSQMLEDIINNIREQRFDDADTILQQVEEIRDKVRDRTGDEVPEALRDRDVAKAYYGIIQENLRGIGDLPAQNNHNNDGKSARVQDASQTYKTSTSLNNLSVEIALNIDQIIQENRIVHWTQNTDIQNQMKTAIEDMLFEIQDRHNFEIDFDTIDIILAKCIDIARVRIP; the protein is encoded by the coding sequence ATGACCACCATCCCCGAAATCACACCACCCTTTAGCGAAGACGACACCTCCAAAATACCTGCCTTAGCCCTACTGATCAAACTTGGCTATCAATACCTCACACCCAGCCAAGCCAACAAACTCAGAGGCGATCGCAAATCTAGCGTCATTCTCTTTGGCATACTCGAAGAACAACTACGGAAAATGAACCGTATTCAATTTCGGGGCGAAAATATTCCCTTTAGCGAAGGCAATATCACCGAAGCCATCCGCATATTGCGAGATATCGAAGATGATGGGCTAGTGCGGACAAACGAAAAAATATGGGAACTAATTCGACTCGGTAAGGCACTATCGCAAAACATCCAAGGCGACACCAAAAGCTTTAACCTCCACTACATCGACTGGGCAAACCCCGAAAACAACGTTTACCACGTCACCGATGAATTTGCGATCGCCGCCAAAGTCACGACCGACACAAGGCGACCCGATATCATCCTGTTTGTAAATGGCATCCCCTTCTGTGTAATCGAATGCAAGCGATCGGGACTGATCGGCAAAGACCCCATCGAAGAAGCGATCAGCCAACAACTCCGCAACCAAAGGGAAAGCGAAATACCAAGGCTATTTCACTATAGTCAAATCCTCATGGTACTAGCCACCAACGCCGCCAGCTATGGCGCAACAGGAACCGCCGCCAAATTTTGGGCAGTCTGGAAAGAACGCGAACTTGAGGGCTTGCAGCAAATTATCAATCAACCCCTAAGCGATCGCCAAATCACCCACCTCTTTACCCCCGATCAGTACCGCTTTAAAGGCACAACTCCCGAAAAGTCGCGGCAATGGTTTGAAATATTGCAAAAACAAGGACGGAGCATCACCGAACAAGATCAGGCGCTCTATGCCCTAGCCCGACCAGAACGCCTGCTCGAATTAGCCGATCGCTTTAGTCTCTTTGATAATGGCGATCGTAAAATTGCCCGTTACCAACAATATTTTTGTGTAAAACGAGTAATGGAACGTATCCATACCTTTGACGCAGAAGGTAAACGTAAAGGCGGCGTAGTCTGGCATACCCAAGGCAGTGGCAAATCCCTAACTATGGTAATGCTCGCCTCAGCGATCGCCAACGACCCCAATATTAAAGATCCTCAGATTATTCTCGTCACCGATCGCGTCGATCTCGATGAACAGATTTATCGCACCTTCGATCATTGTGGTGTGGAAGCCGTTCAAGCCAAAACAGGTAAAAACCTACGCGAACTGCTCAACGATCCCAAGGCGCGAATTATTACCACCTTAATCAATAAATTTCAAATTACCGATCCCAATAACGTAGGTAAAGTCGAAGATGACAACCAAAATAAATTAGACAAGTTACTCGCCAGTCGCGACTATACCAACGACAGCCCGAATATCTTTGTACTGATCGATGAGGGACATCGTACCCAGTTCGGCACATTACATATTTCCATGCAGCGAGTATTACCCAAAGCTTGCTTGATCGCCTTTACAGGTACACCCGTTCAGAAAAAAGAACAAAGCACCGTCACCAAATTTGGCGGATTGATTGCACCCTCGTACACGATTAACGAAGCTGTAAGCGATCGCGCCGTTGTGCCACTGCTCTACGAAGGTCGATTTGTGCAACAAGAAGTAAATCGCAAACAAATCGATCTTTGGTTTCAGCGCACTACCGCAGGACTAAACGAACAGCAACGCGCCGACCTCAAGAAAAAATTCTCCACCGCCGATCAACTCAATCAGACCGAGCAGAAAATTCAGGCGATCGCATGGGACATCAGCGAACACTTTTCTAAGACCTTTGGCAAAATCACCCCCTTTAAAGGTCAACTGGTCACCCCATCCAAAGCCGCAGCCCTGCTTTATAAAAGATTTTTAGATGAATTTGGGATGGTCACTAGCGAAGTCCTGATCTCTCCACCCGACACCCGCGAAGGGAATACCGAAGTTAGCGAACTCCGCGATGACTCCCAACGTCCCAAGATTCAAGATTTTTGGGAAAGGATTTTAAAGGAATATCGGACAGAAGATGAATATCAAAAGAGACTAATTAATAAATTTAAAACTAACGACGAACCCGAAATTATTATTGTTGTCGATAAACTGCTAACGGGCTTTGATGCGCCACGTAATATCGTTCTCTACCTCACCCGTTCCCTCAAGGATCACGGACTACTGCAAGCGATCGCCCGTGTCAATCGTCTCTACGATGGCAAAGATCACGGTTTCATTATCGATTATTTTGGCGTGTTGAAAAAACTAGGTAAGGCGATCGATCTCTATGGCTCAATGGAAAGCGAATTTGAGCAAGGCGATCTCGACGGTATTCTCACCGATATTTCCGAAGAATGGGGCAAATTAGAACAGCGTCACAGCAATATTTGGGAGCTATTTCAAGGTGTCGTCAATAAGTATGATGATGAGCTACTAGAGCGATCGCTTGCCGATGAAAGAAAGCGATCGGACTTTTACGAACGCCTATCCATCTTTGCCCGAACCCTAAAAATTGCCCTTGCCAGTCTTGAATTTTATAAACAGACTCCTGAAACCAAAATCAATCGTTACAAAAACGATCTGCAATTTTTTATTAATCTCCGCGCCTCTACCGCCCGACGCTATGCCGAAAAAATTGATTTTAAGCAATATCAAACTTCCATCCAAAAACTACTCGATACCCATGTGGAATCAGGCGAGATCGAAACCGTAGTAGAACCCGTTAATATTTTTGATAAGGAAGCCTTTCAAGCGGAAATCGATGCGCGTAGTTCTGCGATCGCCAAGGCTGAGTTAATTGCTAACCGCACCAAACGCGCCATCACCGAACGTTTAGAAGAAGATCCCGCCTTCTATAAACCCTTTTCACAAATGCTAGAGGACATCATCAACAATATCCGCGAACAGCGCTTTGATGATGCCGATACCATATTGCAGCAAGTCGAAGAAATTCGAGATAAAGTACGCGATCGCACTGGTGATGAAGTTCCCGAAGCCCTACGTGATCGGGATGTCGCTAAGGCGTACTACGGCATTATCCAAGAAAATCTCAGGGGCATTGGCGATCTGCCAGCGCAAAATAATCACAATAATGATGGAAAATCGGCGCGAGTCCAAGATGCAAGTCAAACCTACAAAACATCGACATCTTTAAATAATCTCAGCGTCGAAATTGCCCTCAATATTGACCAGATCATCCAAGAAAATCGCATTGTCCACTGGACTCAAAATACCGATATTCAAAACCAAATGAAAACTGCGATCGAAGATATGCTCTTTGAAATCCAAGATCGCCATAATTTTGAAATCGACTTCGACACCATCGATATCATCCTCGCTAAATGTATTGACATCGCAAGGGTACGCATCCCATGA
- a CDS encoding M48 family metallopeptidase has translation MKLPEKYSLTAKGIQLSYELYRSDRQTLEISVHPDGNVAVTAPHDTSLLKIEEKVRKRAIWIDRRIQEFEQLPPPLAPRQWISGETHRYLGRQYRLKVEIGEIPSVKLKGAFFHVCVSDRTDTDSICQMMEAWYRQRSRPFFEQRLSLCLRSSKPFLDLEKVDMTIRKMQSRWGSCTPSGQIVLNLDLIKAPTPCIDYIIMHELCHLQVMNHSPKFWQLLTKCMPDWEKRQQTLAKLEI, from the coding sequence ATGAAACTACCAGAGAAATATTCCCTCACGGCTAAAGGGATTCAGCTAAGCTATGAACTCTACCGCAGCGATCGCCAGACCCTAGAAATTAGCGTTCATCCCGATGGCAATGTTGCTGTTACCGCCCCCCACGACACCAGCCTCCTGAAAATCGAAGAAAAAGTTCGTAAACGCGCGATCTGGATTGATCGCCGCATCCAAGAGTTTGAGCAACTGCCACCACCCCTAGCACCGCGCCAATGGATATCTGGAGAAACCCATAGATACTTAGGACGGCAATATCGGCTCAAAGTAGAAATTGGCGAAATCCCATCGGTAAAACTTAAAGGTGCTTTTTTTCATGTCTGCGTAAGCGATCGCACCGATACAGACTCGATTTGCCAAATGATGGAAGCATGGTATCGCCAGCGATCGCGACCATTTTTTGAGCAGCGTTTATCCCTCTGTCTGCGATCGAGCAAGCCATTTCTAGATCTCGAAAAAGTCGATATGACGATCCGCAAAATGCAAAGTCGATGGGGTAGCTGCACACCCTCAGGGCAAATTGTCCTGAACCTAGACTTAATCAAAGCCCCTACCCCTTGTATCGATTACATCATCATGCACGAGCTTTGTCACTTGCAAGTCATGAACCACAGCCCAAAATTCTGGCAACTCCTGACTAAATGTATGCCCGACTGGGAAAAAAGACAGCAAACTCTAGCCAAGCTGGAAATATAA
- a CDS encoding ArnT family glycosyltransferase: MKIHKWAIAILLWGFLFRATSAIYLNTGFDEAYYYLYTQNLNWSYFDHPPLVALTTGIGVWLTGAVTPFTIRIGSVLLYTGTLIFSYLASKKLFGERTATLTLAILTTIPIFQIAFGILTLPDNALMFFWSACLYVAATEFFPSGEIYDHKPYKPTYRLAIIGLLVGLAFLGKYHGVLLGGGLVLFCLISSRHRAALFSGWTLAAIALFAIATSPVLFWNSQHEFASFRFQSKRAVPSEGYNLERLLVTILVALGYLFPTFGVPIWWTSFRDLGELLQFGNRKLKGISSEESEEEVRALEILHQKRLLILCVSMPIFFGFTFMGGFIQILPSWHMPGFFGATLLLGERAALVQIKRPKFIRNWLWGSGMVILPLLLIGLLHVHLGIAQKGGDAAIAGGFWEAKDDPSTQMIDIEQLRQAFVDSPALKAELQKADFVFSNSFFVAGQVGMAIEPLGKKVTCFDEDLRGFAYWSKAQDFVGKTSLYITSEQFMKDERFPEPLEKYKGYFQSLEKIADIPIKRGGQAVQIFPVYRASPMLKPYPRPYG, from the coding sequence GTGAAAATTCATAAGTGGGCGATCGCCATATTATTGTGGGGTTTCCTCTTTAGGGCTACGTCCGCTATCTATCTCAATACGGGCTTTGATGAAGCTTACTACTATCTCTATACGCAAAATCTCAACTGGAGCTATTTCGACCATCCGCCACTGGTGGCTTTGACGACGGGAATAGGAGTTTGGCTCACAGGTGCAGTTACCCCCTTCACGATTCGGATTGGTAGCGTTTTACTGTATACAGGTACATTAATTTTTTCCTATCTGGCTAGCAAGAAGCTATTTGGGGAACGCACAGCTACGCTGACCCTTGCCATTTTGACGACGATTCCGATTTTTCAGATTGCCTTTGGCATTCTCACTTTGCCAGACAATGCGCTGATGTTTTTCTGGTCAGCTTGTTTATATGTTGCTGCGACTGAGTTTTTTCCCTCAGGTGAAATCTATGACCATAAGCCCTATAAACCGACCTATCGCTTAGCCATCATTGGTCTATTAGTAGGATTAGCCTTTTTGGGCAAATATCATGGTGTGCTACTTGGTGGCGGACTAGTCCTATTTTGCTTGATCAGCAGTCGCCATCGGGCAGCTTTGTTCTCAGGATGGACATTGGCAGCGATCGCCTTATTTGCGATCGCGACTTCTCCCGTTCTCTTCTGGAACTCCCAACATGAATTTGCCTCATTTCGATTTCAGAGTAAACGCGCTGTACCCTCTGAGGGATATAACTTAGAACGTCTATTAGTGACTATCTTAGTGGCTCTTGGCTATCTATTCCCTACCTTTGGAGTTCCCATTTGGTGGACAAGCTTTCGTGATTTGGGCGAATTATTACAATTTGGCAATCGCAAACTTAAGGGAATTTCCAGTGAAGAATCAGAGGAAGAAGTACGCGCTTTGGAAATACTCCATCAAAAACGATTATTAATTCTCTGCGTATCGATGCCGATTTTCTTTGGATTCACCTTTATGGGTGGCTTTATCCAAATCCTCCCCTCATGGCATATGCCCGGATTCTTCGGTGCAACTCTGTTACTAGGCGAACGGGCTGCCTTGGTGCAGATCAAACGCCCTAAATTTATTCGCAATTGGCTCTGGGGTTCGGGTATGGTAATTTTGCCATTGTTGCTAATTGGCTTACTCCATGTGCATTTGGGTATTGCTCAAAAAGGTGGTGATGCAGCGATCGCGGGTGGATTTTGGGAAGCCAAAGATGATCCCTCTACGCAAATGATTGACATTGAGCAGCTACGCCAAGCCTTTGTCGATTCGCCAGCACTGAAAGCGGAATTACAAAAAGCAGATTTTGTATTTAGCAATAGTTTTTTTGTGGCGGGACAAGTGGGCATGGCGATCGAGCCACTGGGCAAAAAAGTTACCTGTTTTGATGAAGACTTACGCGGCTTTGCCTATTGGAGTAAGGCTCAAGATTTTGTAGGTAAGACTTCGCTCTATATTACTTCTGAACAGTTTATGAAGGATGAGCGATTTCCAGAGCCTCTAGAGAAATACAAAGGCTACTTCCAATCCCTCGAAAAAATTGCTGACATTCCCATCAAACGTGGTGGTCAAGCCGTCCAGATTTTTCCTGTTTATCGTGCTTCACCCATGCTCAAACCCTATCCGCGTCCCTATGGTTAA
- a CDS encoding ArnT family glycosyltransferase, whose translation MAIVALAAFILLRVGFWLFAPPNPDEAYYWLWGQHLDFSYYDHPPLQSWLQGLITACLGKSLFTLRSLNVVTNGIFFYTYYHLLQYLYGDRAKRYIWLVILAILASPLYSIMLSLAWHDHVAITLTLVGSYLCLRFLDEYLIDGKGSSWRLYGSAIALSLALITKYNSLFMTLGLLVAIATHSQLRKLFRDIRLWLCAVIGAIIFAPIFYWNYSNNFQSFRFYASRSLDSGLPIMRLLEPLGFVGISLLMLSPFVAWLLWKGFKGKLPIQETVYRHIALWTFAVPTILLIAISLVSTALYYWNIHAYLLLFPLLPLALESSPQIKSHRLKVFYGAQVAGLLFTALFVWNSCIFPVSALFGKDGDQDGRMLFGWSEVASEVQKIANTLPEKPLLITSDYRSAAALAYEMNNPNVTALSRRISQFTLWNLQNATQQKGKNAIFISDQWYPLTEEAIAHFEKIKPISKVAITRFGVYLKTYEIAIAQNYQP comes from the coding sequence ATGGCTATTGTTGCCCTAGCTGCGTTTATCCTGTTGCGAGTAGGTTTCTGGCTATTCGCGCCCCCAAATCCCGATGAAGCTTACTACTGGCTGTGGGGACAGCATTTAGATTTCTCCTACTACGATCATCCGCCGTTGCAGTCATGGTTACAGGGATTAATTACTGCTTGCTTGGGCAAATCTTTATTTACTTTGCGATCGCTAAATGTCGTTACTAATGGCATCTTTTTCTATACCTATTACCACCTGCTCCAATATCTCTATGGCGATCGCGCTAAGCGTTATATCTGGTTGGTAATTCTTGCTATTCTCGCATCTCCTTTATATAGCATCATGTTGTCCTTGGCATGGCATGACCATGTTGCCATTACCCTAACCTTGGTGGGATCTTATTTATGTCTGCGGTTTCTCGATGAATATCTTATTGATGGCAAAGGCTCAAGTTGGCGACTATATGGCAGTGCGATCGCTTTATCCTTAGCGCTGATTACAAAATACAATTCCCTCTTTATGACCTTGGGATTGTTAGTTGCGATCGCGACGCATTCGCAATTACGGAAGCTATTTAGAGATATACGTTTGTGGTTATGCGCGGTGATAGGAGCAATTATCTTTGCCCCTATTTTCTATTGGAATTACAGTAATAATTTTCAATCATTCCGCTTTTATGCAAGTCGTAGCCTTGATAGTGGCTTGCCAATCATGCGCTTGCTAGAGCCTTTAGGATTTGTAGGGATTTCTCTATTAATGCTTTCTCCCTTTGTGGCATGGTTGTTGTGGAAAGGCTTTAAAGGAAAATTGCCAATTCAGGAAACAGTTTATAGACATATTGCCTTGTGGACATTTGCCGTTCCCACAATTCTACTAATCGCAATTTCGCTAGTTTCTACAGCACTTTATTATTGGAATATTCATGCCTACTTATTGCTATTTCCATTGCTGCCATTAGCTCTAGAATCTAGCCCGCAGATAAAGTCACATCGATTGAAAGTTTTCTATGGAGCGCAAGTTGCTGGCTTATTATTTACCGCTCTCTTTGTTTGGAATTCCTGTATCTTCCCAGTTAGTGCATTGTTTGGGAAAGACGGGGATCAAGATGGACGGATGTTATTTGGATGGAGTGAAGTTGCATCAGAAGTGCAAAAAATTGCGAATACTTTGCCAGAAAAGCCCTTGCTAATTACTTCTGATTACCGCTCAGCCGCCGCCCTTGCCTATGAGATGAATAATCCTAACGTCACAGCACTGTCTAGACGCATTAGTCAATTTACGCTTTGGAATTTACAGAATGCAACACAGCAAAAGGGTAAAAATGCAATTTTCATTTCTGATCAATGGTATCCACTTACTGAAGAAGCGATCGCCCATTTCGAGAAAATCAAACCCATTAGTAAAGTAGCAATTACTAGATTTGGTGTGTATTTGAAGACTTACGAAATTGCGATCGCTCAGAACTACCAACCGTAA
- a CDS encoding RibD family protein yields the protein MYNSFYSSHDRIYNFEELAFPTAGVEFSCDHLDDASKNLEIKGDRLKRPYIIFNMVSSVDGKATTYAGKLTGFGSRPDRNLMKRLRSQVDAVLAGGGTLRHDAFIPTLPPELLEERQKHFDNPQPLGIVISNSGDLPKEHRFWNAGRDLRIVLLGENASPEAWLYEKAQVFKFPVKDQKIDLNQALSMLFAKFGIKRLLVEGGASLNYSLISQGFADEIFLTLSPHIVGGVKNMSIIAGEDYGMGGGNLPKLKLRSLYHHDSELFLRYQFDR from the coding sequence ATGTATAACAGTTTCTATTCATCCCACGATCGCATTTATAACTTTGAAGAACTAGCTTTCCCCACCGCAGGAGTGGAGTTTAGCTGTGATCATCTGGATGATGCATCTAAAAATTTAGAAATTAAGGGCGATCGCCTCAAACGCCCCTATATTATCTTCAACATGGTTTCGAGTGTGGATGGCAAAGCCACAACCTATGCAGGTAAACTTACGGGATTTGGTTCGCGCCCCGATCGCAATTTGATGAAGCGGTTGCGATCGCAGGTAGATGCAGTCTTAGCAGGTGGTGGCACATTACGCCATGATGCTTTTATTCCCACGTTGCCTCCAGAACTCCTAGAAGAGCGCCAAAAACATTTTGACAATCCGCAACCCCTTGGCATCGTAATTAGTAACTCAGGTGATTTACCTAAGGAACATCGATTTTGGAATGCTGGTAGAGATTTACGAATTGTCTTACTAGGTGAAAATGCGTCACCTGAAGCATGGCTATACGAAAAAGCCCAAGTTTTTAAATTTCCAGTTAAAGATCAGAAAATAGATTTAAATCAAGCTTTATCAATGCTATTTGCGAAGTTTGGCATTAAGCGACTGTTGGTAGAAGGTGGTGCATCTTTAAATTACTCACTGATATCTCAGGGCTTTGCCGATGAAATATTTCTCACCCTATCGCCACATATAGTAGGGGGTGTGAAGAACATGTCAATTATCGCTGGTGAAGACTATGGTATGGGCGGCGGCAATTTACCAAAACTCAAATTGCGATCGCTGTATCATCATGATTCAGAACTATTTTTGCGGTATCAATTTGATCGTTAA
- a CDS encoding photosystem I assembly protein Ycf4 encodes MVTTKSQSNVLRYDIVGSRRVSNYGFAVIVAIGALGFLLAGLSSFLKINLLPFSQPLEMDFVPQGLALSFYGIAGTLLEIYLLYVIAVDYGSGYNEFDRNNGKVTLFRRGRSQSKNIELTYKIADVQAVRVEIREGLNPKRALYLRVKGRGDLPLSEVGQPIALNVLEDRAAEIAKFLSVPLEGL; translated from the coding sequence ATGGTAACTACAAAATCTCAATCCAATGTTCTGCGATATGACATTGTTGGGTCACGACGCGTTAGTAACTATGGCTTTGCGGTTATTGTTGCCATAGGTGCGTTGGGATTCTTGCTAGCAGGACTATCTAGCTTCTTAAAAATTAATTTGTTGCCATTTTCCCAGCCTTTAGAAATGGATTTTGTGCCACAAGGATTGGCGCTTTCCTTTTATGGGATTGCTGGTACTTTGCTAGAAATATATTTGCTATACGTTATTGCTGTTGATTACGGTAGCGGCTACAACGAGTTCGATCGCAATAATGGCAAGGTAACCCTGTTCCGTCGTGGGCGTAGCCAAAGCAAAAACATTGAGCTTACCTACAAGATTGCGGATGTACAGGCCGTGCGTGTAGAGATTCGCGAAGGTTTAAATCCTAAGAGAGCATTATACCTGCGGGTCAAGGGCAGAGGTGATTTGCCTCTGTCTGAGGTTGGTCAACCGATCGCCTTGAATGTCCTCGAAGATCGAGCTGCCGAGATTGCCAAGTTTTTATCAGTACCTCTCGAAGGTTTATAA